The sequence below is a genomic window from Acanthochromis polyacanthus isolate Apoly-LR-REF ecotype Palm Island chromosome 14, KAUST_Apoly_ChrSc, whole genome shotgun sequence.
GTAAAAAGCAGTCATCTTTCTAAAAGTGGCACCCACTTTGGTCTGGAGCAAACCAGTTCTTGGACACTTGTGAGGCAGCAGTATTTGAATGTGATTTACTTATTTAACAAGAGGCAGTCTTGTTAAATAAGACTAGACAACCAAAACACCCCTTAATACAACTACAATACCAGCACCTTTCTAAAATAACATATAACCATATAAAAATGTTGGCCCAAACATGGAAGTATCTATCAGTGAGCACTGCTTCATTAAGGGAACAAGGCATGTCTATTTTCATATATAAATAGGTATGATACATATTGATATCAGTAATTGTGATATGTTGTAGTCCCACCACAACTTGACTGTTCAGCTGGAAAACTAGGACAGCTTGTCTCTGAACACACATCCACCCTAATAAACCTACAGTATGCCTTAGCACAAAGAATAAAAACTGACAAGACTAGAGAGGATAACTGTGTAATGTATGCTTTTGCTATTATTTTACAGTCTACTGCATGAGTCAGTTTCATGTGGTTAAAAtaacataacaaaacaaaaacacaaacaacagaaaaaagaggTACAAGTGAACACTGGCCTGTGTCTTCTGAGAGATTACCTATCTTTGGGGATTGGATGGACTGCAAATATCTAATGCTGCCTGAGACAAAATGCCTGCCCTTTAACACTACTGACTGAGATGTAGCCAGAGACTAAAATGATCTGCCAGAACTTAAATATAGGAGTGCTGGCACGATAACCTAATGTCATATCCATCAAGGACGAAGTAGCCAGAACACATCCTAAACCAAGGGTAGGACTCCTTCCAGTGTCTATCAACattacaaagtattaatgcaaatAAATTCCAGAAATATGTGACTATTGAGCATTAAAATCCTTCCTCCAAATAGGGTCATTTCAGTGTTATTTGACAATTTATTGTATACACACCTGTTATATTTTTAGGCCTAACCCTAGCATGTGCAGAGAAAACTAATTTGTTTATTCCTGGtaatttttttaagtgttttttgatCAAAGTAATAAGGAAAGTAGTTACTCTACAATTATCCATGTGGCTCTATATTATGTTGCCTGTTCTGTGCCCAAAATTTGAACTCCTCCAGTTGTTCTTACTGCTTGAATTTGCTTTAAAGAATCAGGTCAGGTCATATAATGCAGTTTTCCACATGCCAAAAATAACTGCTACCCCTTCATggtgactgaaatgttttgcataaaaatgacttaaaaaaatcTTATAAGGGTTATATTTGAAAGATTACACTGTACAgaataatcacaaaaaagaataattgtttgttttatatacGAAATCCATACCCAAATGACGTTAATACAGTCTAAACGAGGAAATCTGACAGGCCAAACTCATGTGGAAATAATACAATAGCAGTTTTGTAACGTTGCTGGATTTCGTGCCTGATTACACCAGGACCTGCAAATATTGTTAGGGTCACAACTAtttcattagaaaaaaaatcttaaagctttacaaaaacacatttttattgctaTTATAGACATGAGTTATGTGTATTTGCAAGTTAAGACGGTCTGACCCGGATAGAAGCAGGTACAGACGTGTAAACGGAGCAATACAGCCTCAATATGAAGCGCGCACTCCGTTTTAGGCAAATTATTCAAATAATTTACAGGCTTTATTTTCGTAAAGAATCAGCCTTTGCCCCGTGACAGTTACTCATCCGAAAATAACAATGCTGACAACAGTATGTTGCACTTATGGTATTAAAGTCAACACATCTAGCAGATATCGCTTCTTCAATTGATGCTAAAGCTAACCATCCCAGTGTACGTTTGCCAACATGCTATTTGAGATTTGCAGCACTATAAACAAAGCTAACTTAGCTCTTCTATTCCTGATACAATCTGTCACAGCGTTAAGTTACTACCTAATGCAAATCTGGGCACGTAGGCCAAAAGTTGCAAGGACAATAGAAGCAAAAGAGAAAGTTTTTAACTACGACAGTTCGTTAGCACGTTAGATAACGCTAACCTAGTCGGGCCTGCACCGCTGTTGCTAACTTTCATTCATAGATGACTGCCACTGGCATTAGCGAGCAGGCACTAGCttacattaataaaacaaagacTTTATGCTTTTCAATAAGCTGTAATTCAGTTCAGCGTGAACGCTTCCCAACTGGACAACACGCCAACTGGAAGAACCAAACGCGGTGGTGCACGCTGCGGCCTCATTTCACAACAAGCTCGTTCACCAGCGAGGACATCACTGCTAGCCGAGTGTTAGCATGCTTTGCTGAAATATTTAGCTGCTATTTGTTTCAAAACACTCATTCGTTCAGCACAGCTGCGCGTTCTGTAGCTCAAACCTACCCAGTTTATGTTCGGTAGATGCAGTTCCTGTGTAGAAAATGTCAGTCGCCTGCAGTCCCAAATTTCACGAAACCAAACAATCGCTGAATATTCTAACCGCTGACGTTAGCCAACTAACTGCTCCGCCATGATGGGGAAAGGTATCCCAACATGCCATGCTGCGCGGTTTGAATGGCGGCGTCACTGTCTCCTAGGCAACTGCATACTCCGTTGTAGCAAACGTAGCAAATCGTAGTAAACATGGATTGTGTAACATGATcgtcttatttttcttgttttataacTATGTATACCATCATATCTATTATTTATCGCAGTCTACGAGTGCcagaaaattaaatcaaatcttTTGCTGCACTTGGTCGTTATAcaaatcaaatgtatttatatgGTAGGCCtacataaaaaaactaaaaaaaaaaccaaacaaacaaacaaaaaaaaaacagcctgagTTGACAACAGTGCTGTACATtcagttcaattaaaaaaactcCAATTGTCTTCTGGGAAAATTTAAAACACTTAGAGCAGCTgaatcaacaaataaataataaagaaataatatttatatatacttTATCATTACAAAGTACATgtaataagataagataagataagataagataagaattTTCTGGAAGAAAGAACCAATCCATAAGAAAATTCTTTTgatattacattacattactGAATAAtataactaaactaaactgactaaaaaaaacaaaaaacgcaaTTTTGGCAATGATACTAAGAAAACAATTAATAAATATCACTCTACCGCAAGGtagtaacaaaaataaaagaaaaaagcaatcGGTTCTTTCTGCTTatgagagacagcaggtccgatttgtggcactggcagccagcagtgacactttttgtggcacctccgcgtgccacggttaatgccacggttcagtgacactttttgtggcaccgccgcggtgccacggttaatgccactgtgcagtgacactttttgtggcaccgccgcggtgccacggttaatgccaccgcggcggtgccacaaaaagtgtcactgctagctgccagtgccacaaatcggtcttGCCCCTACTGGAGCTTATAGTGGATTAAATCCTCTACTAGATGGAAGCTCTCTATGATGGTTTGATAGACTTGTAAATAAGCTAATTTCTGAAGCTTCATGAAATATAGTGGAGCATTTTGAAACCCTGTGTTAAAATGGCCAAATGCAATCTGTAGATAATGGTTGAGagataaatatattaaaagatAAATGAAGTTGTCTTGATAAACACCGAATATTGGTATATTTATTGTGTCATTAGCGCAACAGTGAAGGGATATTTTTTTCGCTGTATTTCATAATACACCAGATTAAATAGCACCAAtcaatttcagtttttacaaaGTGCTAACTATATAATTTGAGCTGAGTTTTCTTCTCTTACTTGTGTTGtctgtgcttttattctgaTAGTCTACACACGGATGTTGTGGAAGCATCGCAGCTGCTTTGACTTGACTGTCAGCAGTAAAAAAGTGAGAAACGTCACTGGAAGTTTGGCTAAAATTGCTCTACCAGGGACATGTGTTTACTTTAAAAGACCTCCATTAAGTTAAAAACATGAAGAGGAGGTTTAACATCAACCTGGACGACTCTGCTTTCACCAAAGAAAGAACACCGGTCTGTATTTTGCTAGAATTATGGTAGCAGTTGCTTAGCTAGCCCAGTGAATTAGCTTTCCAGCAAATAATTTCAGTAATTTTATGGAATTTAAAAACCAGCTTACAATCTTAGGAACACAAGGCAATGCTCAGGTTATCGTGCTACATTCGCGAGTGCGTGATTAACACGATTTCATTTAGATTTCTTGTTCCTGAAACAGGCTTTCAATGTGTTTGTATTTCAGCCAAAACCTCAGTTCCAGTCTTCATGTAAAGGAGGAGAAAACAGCTCAGCTGCAACAACCTCTAAGCCGGTTCCTGAGGCAGTGGACCAGCCTTTGTCTTATGCAGAATATATCGTCCAGAGTAAAAGCAATGTGGCTGCTGCTCCACAGAGAGATGCCCCCTCCAAACTACTCAGGGCTGGAGGTGCTGGAGCTTTCAGTTTGAAGCAAAACGGGCCAGATGCAGTGTCCTCTGATACAGGAGGAGGTGAATCAGCTAAAGGGACAGAGGTTCAGTCCCACGAGGTTAACAAAAGTGAGGAGACACAAGTGGCAGGCACAGAGGGGGACTGTCAAAAGTCAGATCTGAGCCTCAATCTGGGTCCTAAACCAGTGGGATCTGGGAGCAGTATTGTTGTGAGTCCACGACAGGTATGCATTAATTCCATGCAGTCATTCAGTCATTCTAAATATTATTACTGATTCAATTCAGTGTCACATTCCAGTTTTGAGCGATTCATTAAAGCAGATTAGCCTCTTATGTTGTTTCTGAAGCTTCACATGTTGTTTCTTCTTGTGCAATTGTAAGCAGCAggttacatgtttgtttttacttatttaGAGGGGAAATCCCATTCTGAAGTTTGTGAGAAGTGTTCCGTGGGAGTTTGGAGATGTCGTGCCAGACTATGTTTTGGGACAGACAACTTGTGCTCTCTTCCTCAGGTGGGTTTTAGTACTTCATGaactctaaccctaaccctttaactttaaaaaaaaaaaaaattgctgttgTCAGAAAAGCATGTTTTAACGCACAATAAATCCTTTGTGTGAGCACAGGATTAGGTTTTTTGATAATTGATGAGTGGCGATTAactttttgtatgttttccttctcgtttgtgttttgttttgttcttggtTTTGGGTCTGGTATGAAGTCTGAGGTATCACAACCTCAACCCAAACTACATCCACGACCGTCTGAAGCAGCTTGGGCAGACGTTTACCCTGCGAGTGCTACTGGTCCAAGTAGACATAGTAAGTAAATAATGTTTTGTCACATTAGAGGGCATGCTTTGCTTTACTTTGTTTACAAATGAAATCACATGAAATTGTGacctttaatttatttaacccCGCTGTGCTCCAGCTTTTCTTTGGAGTCATaaatacttttacatttatttacagtcaaTACTTTAACAACAGTATAATAAatagaaaagtaaaaaatgtgGTATATTTTTGCCTTTGCTCCTCCATTTATTAATTTGTCTACTTGTATTTCAAATTTCTCCTGCTGTAACATTGtctttgaaaacatttatatttatatgaaCTTGGATTTATTACCTCAAAAGTTCTCAAGTACTGCTCTTGTGAAAACTGTATTTGCAAGTAtgtacagcgccctccataattattggcacccctggttagatgtattctttagcttctaataaattccgttttttttctaaataatataggaccacaatgacaaaaagagcaaaatccaatctttaattcaagtgcatttattcagtgtgtgtgtgtgtgtgggtgggggtgggggggaatcacacattaagaaatatttgttttacatcaaatcatgtgtgccacaattattagcaccactgatgttaatactttgtacagcctccttttgccaacaaaacagcacctaatcttctcctatcatacatttttgtacaattttcaatgtgagagtatgcttctgcaattaaaaggaatttattttaaggctttcaacacatcttaaccaggggtgccaataattattgATTATAAAAATAAGTCtattataaataatatagtctttaaagcatctttaaacaacaaaaacagggacAAAAATACCTCTACATTTTTGTGGGCTAGCTTGTTAACTGTAACAGCTCTCAGGTAGGTAATGACAGCTTCCATTACTTAGTGCCGCTAAGAATTCAACCATAGAGTGGTGTAATATTTAACAAAATTAACAAGCATTTACCAAGCTGTTAAAGGAAAGCTGTAAAGTTAGCATTCAGATCTATTCATATGTGAACTATGCCTCGACTCCGCAGAATTAGTTTGGCTAACAATGGTGCAACTGAAGTGTGAAGTGTGCAGCTGGAGACTATTTTTGGCACTGTGTGTAGAAACAAAATAGATCTAAAAGCTGACAAATACTAGCTtctgtgtggggaaaaaaactcagaagggtttaaaacaaaatcaagacatCTCTACTTGCAGCAAATTTACAACcctaaagtcattttttaagaTATAAATCCTGAAGAAGTaatgcagtttttctctttgaCATTATTTCTCCTTCACAGAAAGACCCTCATCACGCATTAAAGGAGCTGGCTCGCATCTGCATCATGGCTGACTGCACTCTCATCTTGGCTTGGAGGTAAGGCCTGCAACAGATGACATAAAACATAAAGGAATGTACTGGGAAATGGGTTTAAAGTGTTTAATTTTTGATGATGTGCTCATGATCCTGCCCTTCCCGTCTAAAAAAGTGTGTAATCAGAAGAGAAAGTCAGAGGGTTCTGTTTTTGGAATGTGTTACATAATGcatctgtgtttgtctttgatAGTTGCTTTATTCTGATGCTTCTTTTCTCTGGCGAGGATcagcagatggaaattagccttttGAGCCTCACTGTAGCATATTTattcccccctttttttctttttttttgatcaTGTTGAATTGGCagtccagaagaggcaggacgTTACCTGGAAACATACAAGTCATATGAAAAGAAACCAGCAGACCTCCTCAAGGAGCAGGTTGAAAAAGACTATCTGTCAAAGGTGTGTATGGATTCCCCATTTTTATTCAAAGATTTAAAAGTttgttgctgatttttttttaactttattttgcCAGTTTAAAACCTCAGGTCACTgtaaaatcaaattaattaaatttaaactcATTATAAATAACTAGAAATGCCATCAAAAGTGCTCAgtgtgtcatcagagtatttgcCAAAGTCTTGCAGCATCTCTCTATGTTCAAACAATGTAGTGCTGATTCTATTTCAATGCTTGCTTTAAGGTTACAGATTGCTTGACCACTGTGAAgtctataaataaaactgacgCCATTACCTTGCTATCGACTTTCTCGGTGAGTACCAGTGAACAGAAAACAGTATTTCCACTCCATTAGCTGCCGTGTGCAGCAAGTATTAATTTAATCAGATTGATGCCGTTCTATAACCGGACTAAATGCACACGCACATACATGAAGAGACTGATTTGATCgtgtacgtttttttttttttggtttgtttctttttttacagtcagtAGAAGGAATCATCAGTGCCTCTAAAGAAGACTTGGTTCTCTGCCCAGGCCTCGGGCCACAAAAAGTGAGGAAAACTACACACACAGGATGCTAATATACAGAGTGTAGATGAAACATTTGCATGCTTACTACGTTGACATTTTGTGCTTTCAGGCGAGACGACTCTTTGACGTGCTCCACAAGCCCTTTCTCAAGTCAAAGACAAAAGACAGCTGAGGCGTCTCGCCAAGGATGTGTGACGTGCTTCTGAAATGAATTCTATAGAGTTGGCCATCATGATGAGCAGGgtgcaaacacagacacacactctgtATAGGACTGAATTAGTATTCCAAACACTCTTGATTTACTGAGATGATGAAACAAATGTGTAAAACTTTAGTTTTTACCCTGACCTAGAACCAGTTTCGGGTATTTGTAAGAATGTATAATATAAACTGTGTTTATATGGCGTTATACTATTTGTTCATTGTtgagtgaatttttttttttaaataaaagtaaatattttgtcatattttcatacTGTATAAGGTCCCTTAATACCTCTTTACAGTTTTACTTGTCCCAGCACAAAGCAACCAGGGAgtgccaaaaaagaaatctcattaatttaaagaaacaaggagacattttaaaaagaatgttttttttatatagtttAGGAAGCACAGAGCTTTTTGatgagagacagaaggaaggTGGGGTGAATACCATGCCATGTGTTGACGGTAAACTGACGAGCATGTGACATTATTATTTCTCATATACTTATTTAGGTATACATTtatatttgtgtgcatttgtagTAGGAGCAGGAAGTCTAAATAAGAAATTGTGCTTTTTTATGGTAACCTCACTCTTATATGTGCTTATTATCTACAGATCTCTTTGTTTTAAGTGAAGGCTACCAGatattttaaacagagaaaaaagttttgtttccattctgtttatttctttttagtgCTGCATTTAAgtgctctcttgagtttccctTTTCCAGTGCTTTGAAAAAGGTTGCATATTAGGTTGTAGTACCATGGAGGACATCttggaaataaatgtggttATGGTGGCAACGGGAGGAGGAAAATAGGTCAGATGCACAATTCTAACGTGTTATAGTGGAAACTAAAGGAAAACGTACAAGTACAAACATGCAGAATGTTTAATGTGCTGTGAATAATCTCCCAGAGGTTTTTGTTACACTTACATGATCTATGCTGCACACAGAACCTCTGCAGTCATTTTCTGGGCTGGTAATTTACAATGGGTTTACAGTTTTAACTTATTTGAGGATcacctttttttattattgagaAAAGTGTAAGAAACATTTAGGTTAACAATAGCTGCTtatattaattaaatataaagGACAAATTAGAATGGAGAGcataaaaatactaaaagaCAACTGGGTAAAAAgctaaatggaaaaataatacAGGTTTAAGATAACAAAGGTTCATCTGCTTCTAAAACTTCCTCGTTTTTTTGATTGTTGAATAAAGTGAAGTATTTATGTAGACTTTGACTATCAGAGGAAATGCGGAAACTTAGAGAGATATTGCAAATTTCtgataaaaatagatttaaaaagtgCAAGTCATAAAGTCacttggtgtgagagaagaggatgcagaaaaTGGAGTTAGATGGAAGCAGATGGTTCACTGTGGTGATCCCTGAAGGAAAAAGctgaagggaaaagaagaagaataaccTCAAGAGTACCATTACCTAGAATATTGTTGCAACCCATAATAGGCTTATCTTTAGGCTTAAAGGAGTCAACAGAGTTAGGGACTTCAGGTCTGTCCAGCTTGTGAGATATTTAAGACTCAAAAAATAGGTAAATTATTTACAGATTGTGTTTACATAAGGTACAGGATTTATCACTGTCTGTACATTCAGTAGTAagaactatccatccatccattctctacacaccgctttatcctcattacggtcgtgggggtgctggagcctatcccagctgacttgggcgaaggcaggggacaccctggacaggtcgccagtctgtcgcagggctacatttacagacaaacaatcacactcacattcacacctacgggcaatttagagtaaccaattcacctcagcatatttttggactgtgggaggaacctggagtgcccggagaaaacccacacatgcacagggagaacaagcaaactccatgcagaaagatcccaggctcattAGTAAGAACTAGCTGGGCcaattttatgtaaaatttagaaatatatttctTCAACATTGTGTGAAACAGCATTTATAAAGTGAGAAAACAAGCCCTTCTCCAGTTTACGTTTTCAGGCTTGGACCTGCAGAGAAAAATTGCCTTTGGGTACAGATTTAGTCTGTTTTGAGAAAGTGAGATTTTTTCCGACAGCCCGTGAAGTATACACCAAAGCAAAATGACGTAAATCAGGAAATGCTTGTGCTCCACACACCACCTGAGGTGTGTGTTTTGCCGCTCGTTTCGCTCTGATACACAGTGTTTTTAAACTTACAGTGTCAGTGGGGCgttttgtgtaaagactgaacttttttgtttgtttttttaaagaagacagcaaacagcagaggtgtCGTCGGAACATGGAGGCGGAGAAAGAAGACGAGGATGAAGCATCTCCTGAAGAGTACGTCGCCCTGTCAGACTTCATTGGAGGAGGCAGTGACCAGGTCAGAGAGCCCTGCAGACCTCTAATAACTGTGTAcctccaaaacaaacaaacaaacaaaaaaatgttggatAATTAAGTCTGACTTTATCGCTTTTGCCCTGCAGCTCAGTTTCAGCTCAGGAGACAGGCTGGTCGTCCACTCCAAGCCTTCAGCGGAGTGGTGGTGGGCAGCTCTGCAGGGGGTCCCGGGTTACGTCCCTGCCAGCTACCTGCGTCTGGTTActgcggaggaggaggaggaggaggaggaggacgtcTCTTCGGAGGACCCATGGCAGGATGAGGAGTACTTCGGCAGCTATGGGACACTGGTTTGTAACTTTTCTTTAAATACGTCCCCACTGGTTCAACTTATCATAaactttaaggtttttcttaaTAATCAGAACCTTTAACTACTTTAAGGTAAGGTAAGGTTACTTTATTTGTACTCGTGGCTagatttattttgcagaaaagTGATTgcattttataattttattaCAAATCAGACCTTGAACCTGACAGGCTGGTGCTTGCTCATGTGACAAACTAACAAGACAAAAGACCAAACAGTGCTCAATGTTTCACCATTCAGCAACATAACAGCAAGGACAGGTAAAAAGATAGGatacattaaaacaaaacacaataaaaatcttAGGGTAATAAGAATGataatactttattaatcctttACAGGAAATTACTTGTGAAAgcaacatgtaaacacacagacaaccCACAAACCTGACAGAAAGTCAGCAGTAGGATCATATACATAGCATAGAAgttagaaaaaatataaaagtttAAAACATGCATCTCATAAGTTAACATATTAATGCTAATTACTGTGAGCTGAAAAAGCCGGTAGAAAGGACTTCCTGCTGCACTCAGACCGGCACTGAGATCTGAGCCTCCGTCTGGGTCCTAAACCTACATCATACCTCAATTAAAAGCAATCTCTGggataaaaacataaatgttaaAAGTCAcactaaaataatgtttttattttacttttgaagACGTAGAGACCTTTAACTGACAAACTGAATTTGGGCAGAGTTTGAACTATATTCTGTGAATGCTCATGTAACAAAAGACAGCAGTAACATCTAGTAGACCTTTAAAGATCAAGTTTTTACCTTGTAAAATGTGAACATGGTGCTTATTAAAGGGGTGATTCCACCTtgattcttaaaaaaaaaaaaaatcatgcctGACCATCTTACATTTGTCTggtttttctgtgcatttgAGTTCCTAAACTGGGGTGGGATCATGGCGAGTTTTGCCCTGCTTTCTTTGCGCCAATTTGTGGAGCAATACTTAAAGTGCAATAACTTGAGAAGTAATGTAGCTAGAGTCCTGAAATTTTGCAGACTCACTGATATGTACATGTGGCCTTCAGTAGTACAACCCTGCTCTAATAGAATAATACCAACTAATTATATTATGGTGcagatttggttaaaaaaaaatccatatttaatattatttttcattttgaggcAGATTTCTTTCCCCCTGTGATTGGCACCAATAGCAGTTTTAAAATGTAGAGTATCATGACAGTCAGAGACATACTAcatgagaaaaataatgatgaactTACATCCAAAGCttggagcaaagaaaacaatgcaaaaattgTCATGACCCCACCTCCCTTTAAGAATTTGTAAACTCAAGAACTAATCTAATCTATGACCCCAGATTTAacacatggtcatcaatattcatgacatttaaagaaaagcagtcaaATTGAAGATGGTCTGGCATGGGACATTCAGTCAATTGAAGCGGAATGACCCATATGCagaataagcagtcaacaccatggctgaCTTT
It includes:
- the ercc1 gene encoding DNA excision repair protein ERCC-1; protein product: MKRRFNINLDDSAFTKERTPPKPQFQSSCKGGENSSAATTSKPVPEAVDQPLSYAEYIVQSKSNVAAAPQRDAPSKLLRAGGAGAFSLKQNGPDAVSSDTGGGESAKGTEVQSHEVNKSEETQVAGTEGDCQKSDLSLNLGPKPVGSGSSIVVSPRQRGNPILKFVRSVPWEFGDVVPDYVLGQTTCALFLSLRYHNLNPNYIHDRLKQLGQTFTLRVLLVQVDIKDPHHALKELARICIMADCTLILAWSPEEAGRYLETYKSYEKKPADLLKEQVEKDYLSKVTDCLTTVKSINKTDAITLLSTFSSVEGIISASKEDLVLCPGLGPQKARRLFDVLHKPFLKSKTKDS